The sequence below is a genomic window from Methylotuvimicrobium alcaliphilum 20Z.
TAACTTAACCAATTAAAGTATTTCATGTTTTCAGACTTACTGCCTAAAACCGAGTTATCGACAAAACAAAACCTGAAATGGCTCTTCATCTTGAGAAACCTGATGATAGCCAGTCAATCGGTACTCATCCTAATATCCGTGCACGGACTAAACATCGTTCTACCGCAAGAACAGCTTTGGCTGGTCGTGCTTTCGATTGCATCGGTCAATCTCTATACTTGGATGCGTTTAAAAACCGACGACCCGGTAACCGAACTAGAAATTTTTTCTCATTTGGTCATCGACGTCTTGAGTATTGCAGCACTCCTCTATATGACGGGCGGCGCCTCCAACCCGATTATCTGGGTGTTTTTGTTGCCGTTGATCATTACTGCGATCATGCTGCCTCCGTCTTATGCATGGTATATGGTGATTTTGACCACATCGACTTATACGGTTTTAATCACCTACAACATACCCTTGCCGGCCATAGAACCTCATATACCTACCACAACACCCGAATTGATGATGATCGAAAAAATGACTGCCGACTCGCCGCATTCGGACATGGATCATTTCGAAATGCTGCGCCAAATGCACGAAATAGGCGATAAGCATTATTTCAATCTGCATATCTTCGGCATGTGGTTCGGTTTTGTATTCAGCGCAGGCTTAGTCGCTTTTTTTGTTGTGGAACTGGCGAAAACACTTAGAGCTCAGGAACGATCGCTCGCCGAAGCGCGTGAAAATGCCTTACGGGATGAACGGGTTGTCTCGCTTGGCACACTAGCGGCAAGTGCCGCTCACGACATCAGCACACCGCTGGCAACTATTGCGATCGTCGCCCATGAATTGGAAAACGAATACCCCGATCACCGGTATCCCGATCTACATGAAAAAGCCCAAATCATGGCTCAACAAATCAACCGTTGCAAACAAGCATTATCGGTCATGTCGGCCAGCGCGGGTGAAATGCGGGCAGAATCCGGTAAAATTATGCCGTTGATCGAGTATATCGATGAAGTAATCAGCCAATGGCGCACGCACAGACCCGAAACCAAACTCAATTTGTTTATCAATCCTGTAGTACCGACGAATGCCGGCATCATTGCCGAACGTACATTGACTCATTCGTTGATCAACATTTTGAATAATGCCGCCGAAGCGACTCAAGACGACCTCGGCATCGAATTTCATGCCTCCTGGGACTTGGAACAAGCCCACATAAAGATTCGCGACTTCGGCCCCGGCGTGCGTTCGGAAATTTTGGAACTGATCGGTAAACAACCGGTCATTAGCAATAAGTCCGGCCTAGGCGTGGGGCTTTTTTTAACGTGTAGCACCATTCGCCGACTAGGCGGTAAAATAGAATTCACTAATTTAGAATCCGGCGGGGCTTGTGTGGAAATTACCCTGCCTTTACTCGCTTTGGAGGAAGCAAATGACATCACAGGAACCGGATAAACCGCGATTACTTTTAGTCGACGACGACGAAACCTTTTGCAAGGTGTTACAAAGCGCAATGGAAAAACGCTCATACGAGGTCCTGGTCGCCAACAACGTCGAAAACGGTATCAAACTCGCCGAACAATTCGAGCCTGAATACGCGGTAATCGACTTACGCATCGGTCATCAGTCCGGTCTGGAATTAGTTAAGAAGCTAATGTCGCTCGACGATAACACGCGGATCGTGATGCTAACCGGTTTCGCC
It includes:
- a CDS encoding ATP-binding protein, with amino-acid sequence MFSDLLPKTELSTKQNLKWLFILRNLMIASQSVLILISVHGLNIVLPQEQLWLVVLSIASVNLYTWMRLKTDDPVTELEIFSHLVIDVLSIAALLYMTGGASNPIIWVFLLPLIITAIMLPPSYAWYMVILTTSTYTVLITYNIPLPAIEPHIPTTTPELMMIEKMTADSPHSDMDHFEMLRQMHEIGDKHYFNLHIFGMWFGFVFSAGLVAFFVVELAKTLRAQERSLAEARENALRDERVVSLGTLAASAAHDISTPLATIAIVAHELENEYPDHRYPDLHEKAQIMAQQINRCKQALSVMSASAGEMRAESGKIMPLIEYIDEVISQWRTHRPETKLNLFINPVVPTNAGIIAERTLTHSLINILNNAAEATQDDLGIEFHASWDLEQAHIKIRDFGPGVRSEILELIGKQPVISNKSGLGVGLFLTCSTIRRLGGKIEFTNLESGGACVEITLPLLALEEANDITGTG